CCATAAAAGTTCATCCAGGGTGCGCAGGATTTCTCCGTACAGCCCCCCGTATCCGGGAAACTTTCCGAAAAGCTCCTGCTTGCGGCGCTGCAGGCCGGGCGAGGCGCTGGCTTCCGGCGAAGACGGCGAGGTGGCCAGGATGCGACGTTCCTGCAACAGGTAGCTGCGGGTCTGCGCGCAAAAATTCCGGCACAATTCCCCGCATTGTGCGCTGTGAGCGGCCCAGTATTCTTTGGCCGGGGCCGTCTCCGGATTATGTCTGGCCTGCCAGACCATGGCCAACAAAAAGTTGAGGGGCGAGCCGGGCACCCCGCGCCGCCAGCCCAGAAGCCAGGGCGTGCGCCAGCAGAGCAGGAAATGGTTCTGCCCGAACGTCACAAGATCGGCCAGGTCTGCGTGTATTCCGCGTAGCGCCTCATCAGCCCACAGCGGCTCTTCCTTGCACAGGTCCCAGGCCTGCACCGTGGTCTGCGGCTCGATGCCGAGCAGACGCCAGAGCAGGGCGTTGGCCTGGGGCGAGGCCGGTGTTTCCAGATGAGCGTAGCTGAGCACGAAAGAACCCCGGCCATATCCGCCCCTGACGATGCAGGGCTCGTGGCGCAGTCGTTCCGGATTGAGGTTGATGCCGTAAAGTTCTTCCCACTGCCCGACTTCCGAGGCCGCGATGCCGGACCAATCCAG
This DNA window, taken from Desulfomicrobium sp. ZS1, encodes the following:
- a CDS encoding biotin--protein ligase produces the protein MHRHCPPLVLLWDESHLWGLLLHRALHALRVPVTLLKAEQVRAGALRGLGPSTLIVPGGWAKLKSLALGEDGREAIREHVRGGGKYLGFCGGAGLALGSERGAPFLDLCSWSRKAAKKRLPNFSGHLRCTLSEGGAEYEAALPVWWPSQFEPGDDSLEVLARYEAPGPDFWSADLDWSGIAASEVGQWEELYGINLNPERLRHEPCIVRGGYGRGSFVLSYAHLETPASPQANALLWRLLGIEPQTTVQAWDLCKEEPLWADEALRGIHADLADLVTFGQNHFLLCWRTPWLLGWRRGVPGSPLNFLLAMVWQARHNPETAPAKEYWAAHSAQCGELCRNFCAQTRSYLLQERRILATSPSSPEASASPGLQRRKQELFGKFPGYGGLYGEILRTLDELLWLQFSAQDQWPGGL